The sequence below is a genomic window from Sebastes fasciatus isolate fSebFas1 chromosome 11, fSebFas1.pri, whole genome shotgun sequence.
GTGATCGCCCTCTTAAGCAGGAGCTACTGAGGTCTGCTCGGAGATTCCTGCACGGTGTGCTCAAGTGTTGATCCTCACTCAACATTCGTAATTAGTTTCTATGCAGGGGTAGGTTTTTGAAATTACTAACATGATTTTTAACTGCTTTTTGTTCCGCCTACTGATAGAAGACGTCAAGTGCCTCGACTTTTGAAGCCTAAAAATAGAAGCAGTAGCTATGGGACACGCTATCTTGTGCATAATACATTACAATGAGAAGCGCTGTTGGAATATCTCCTCCATCCTTTATCTCTGTTGTTAATCAAGGTCCCGTTTTTTAAGCTTTaggtgtcagaaaaaaagtccgtttcacagattatctgtaacAAAATCCAGGATTTTAATGCTGCTGTTCTCTCAACTGAAGTTTCtttgattctgatatttatctGATAAAAGATCAAGAGATGTAACATTACACATTCATGTACACCAAGAGCAATAATATACTGGTGATTAGGGCTGAAcggttttgaaaaaaaacatctaattgtgattatcttGACTGACTGCGAcgtgatttgcgatattagagggaatgataatttttacataatttttctccttttcattgaaaaacatattaaaatgattatggtgtgatctGTTTTTTTGCAGGGATTTGTACCAAagaaagatttttttcttaagtctgtagaatataatGTGTTGGCCAGGTCATCTCTGCAgcatgacaatatttaatttaaaatggcattttgacacacatttcacctttttataaaaatattgcgCCTACTGCCATATTGTGTGTTGATAGATTTTCAATTACATGTGTAGCCCTACTGGTGATACAGTCGTGTTAAGgtaacttggcaaaaaaaataaaatgcatttactttagggctgtcctcgaccaaagaaattcttagtcgactaacacagTTAGTCACACAGTTTCTcctcaaaagcaccactttaaatctgtttaccagagatgtgctcacaagtttcttagaaataagtcattcagaatgaaaatagcataaaacaatgactaatcaactaaagaaatctcagtcgactaagaccaaaacgaccattagtcgactaatggactaagagggggcagccttCATTAACTTAAAGGACAAGTTTGGTTTTCTTATtgtcaaataaaatacaaaaccgATCAATGAATTGATCCTGCTAACAAGTATCAcctgtgtagccaaagccttATATATGTTATTATCGCCATATTCCTCCATTGTTGTCCtccaaaactattaaaaactaGAATAGCCACATTGTTGCACTggatgacatgttccttcattacaaaTGAGTGAACATGGGCATTGTGGTTTATTTTGTGTCAATTCCACACCATTCTGCTACTGTGAATACTCAGTAGCCCACCAAATGTGTATTGATCCTTGGCTGAAAATATTCCCCAAAAAATTCACTACTTACTCCTGTATGAATAAcctttgctaaaaactacagtgcccagctgttttaagGATCTATTAGGCCATTTAAAAACCCATTTGTTCAGTTGGAACAAATGGGTTTGGGGATGAGTGCCACAGACAGAATAGTGAAGACTAATGGATCgttagttttggtcttttcatgggatttgttgacaataagaaaaatctAGAATAATCCCTGCCCTATCTCCTGTTTTCAACAAAAAACTCTGTATCCTATTAAATTGGAAAGAAATCTTGTACAGGATATGGAGATTTTAATGACCATGCACTGCTATCAGACTGCTAGGTATAACCAATATCACTTGTGAAAATCTGCTAAAAACCATGGCTCGTGATAGCAAACTATTTTGCCTGCGGATCTTTTTCAGTCTTGTTTTGtgtcatttaaaatgaaaatgacttTAACATTATTCTCCTTTACCCCCTCAGCTTTGGAAAGGAAGATGTCAATGCGACAGAGCAGAGACGAGTTGATCAAGAGAGGAGTGCTGAAAGAGATCTTTGAAAAAGGTGAGCTGATGTTCTACGGTTACAGTCTGATTTAACAGAGCTGGAAACTGTCTCGTTTTCAAGTAGAAACCGCAAGAACGGTAGACGGGGTGCATTAAAGTCGTCAGTTATTCATCATCTCCTCATTAATCAGCCGTCTCTGAAGTGCGCTCTTCAAGATTTGGCACAGGGCATCTAGAGATATTAATCTTTCATTATAGAAATTTTGTAGGGTTTTAAAAAGTCTTTGATCTTGATTTGATGTGCCTTAGACACCCCATTTTAAAAGCTAGAGAGTATATTTGAGGCTGACGGCAGAGCGCTCCACGCCCCGGGACATCAAAAATAAAGTTGGTGAAGCTGAGAAAGTCCATTGGCTCTTGCCaagatgtgaaaatgtgttgcctttttcatattttattgttttataaattGAGCTTTTTGGACAATGTTCAAAAATTAGAAGAAAGCTTCAAACTAAATCAAGTACATGTATAAATAGAATATTGTATTCATAGAGTGCTAGCCACTTCTCcttacattaaagctgcagtgggtagaatttcagcaaatatgattaaaaaaagttatttttataaaacacactatatcctgacagtagtgcatgagacaggtaatctgagaaaaagcatgtgcctctatgtcctccggtgctcctaatggcatggagaccggagaaaaacaaccaatcagagccgagctggagcctgacgtctctgagcagctgtcagtcactcacaaacggtcaaactaggcagcgctgatcaaatatgaatcaatattctgtgactgtaatgcctatttctctcctcaaatgttttcagaataatcttgtagtgtactgtttagctgtaaaatgagaaagtttgtgacccggcagccatgttgagatcagttgaggcaataccaagcaccgcccaccagtcagagctgttgaatgaacagccaataggaacgctctctctctgaaatgacctgtgattggccaaagtctgccgtcacggactagattttttaaaagctgaaaacagagccatgaggaggtgcagaagtctagttttctctcagaacacttgaattacaatatgatgaaaggtcattatggattttttgcccaatgatggcaaaaatattctgcctactgcaggtttaaagtacCATGCGCACCTTAAGCTTCCAGACACTGTCCAGTTCAGtgaattggtcaaaacttataAACTGGATATCTACCACCCCTATTTTTGCACAATAACTGTGCCACTCCTTAATATGCATATTAATTAGGCCAAATGTGCTCAATTCTCCTGCCCAGTGACAACCTAGTTTCCATAATCATAAAAAAGCTTGTGTGCGCACAGCTTGATACATCGGCAGTGGTTATTTTTATGCATACAAAGCAAACAGTTACTATATCTCTGAAGTCTGTATTGTTTTATCAGCGCTGATGTATAGACGTACCACACAGCTCACTTTGTTGTCACAGTTCTACCTCTGGCGTGCTCAAAATAGAAATAGATCCGTATAGGGGCAAAAATAGAACTATATTATAAAGAAATCCCATGTTGGCAGAAGCATGTTAACCTttcatctgattggctgctggatTGTAATCGGCTTTGATTGTAAATCTGTGTTCCTGGATTCCATGAGGCACACGCCAGAGTTAAAATGGTACAGAGTCCGCCATCAGATCTTTACTGACGAAGATGCTTCAAAACGAGGGTCTTTGAAGGTCTATCTGTATGACAGCTGGTTACAATGACAACTCCTGACTTGAATATGAGATAATGGTAAGAATAAAAATAGCAAAAACTCCCACAGAAGACTTTCTGAATGTTAAAAAGTCTGGAGACTTACCTTTCTCCCCAAATATGGGGGTAAGCATTCTCTTTTAAAAGGCTGTCAGGATGAAATTTGGGAATATAAATGCATTGTTTGTCAGAAATATATGAGCAGCGTTGTGAATTGCACTGTCAGCCTTAACATGTGATCATGCAAAATCCATCAAATGGCTCAGCGCTGCGAAAGAATTAAAAAGCAAAAGTTCTGTCAAACTGCTTGGCTGACGCTGTTCCTGGGTCTGCTTTGTGCTGATAAAAGGCTCTCGGGTCGTTAAACAGCCTTTAGCTTTCTGAATCCACTCCCCATTGTCTCCAAACTCAGCACCCTGAGTTCATTTTCAACTTTGTTTGAACAAACAGGCTTCTCGGGAAGTTTCTCGATGCTTGTCAGACTTtcattttttctctttgtgtgtgtgtgtgcgtgtttagcGACCGTTGAGTTCCGATCCTCGATGGACGGCGGCGTCTGCACTCAGGAGTCCTCTCTTAAGTCATCTATGGTCATGCCCAGCAAGAAATCTGTCACCTACAAGAGTGACCATCAGGATATCCCCGCCAAGCCGTCGCTGTACCACAAACAGCCTCCCGCTCTCCCTCCAAAGCCTTTCTCTAGGATCCCAAACCATAGCACAGGTCAGTGGTCTTAGTTAATGCTCAGTTTCACTTCTTCCAAACCAATATACAGAATTAGTTGTACCCTACTCGTTACTAGGGCTGTGTTTTGGCAAGAATCTAGTGATACGATACttatgatacaggggttacaattcaatatattgcgacactgtaagcaaggcgatatattgcaatcttataaagtataaagaacacaccaccattgCGTtgttatgcaatcagaacagtgggatttgcatttatcacagtccctgtgaCATCCAATGTcttagcactactttgagaagACGCATACACTGAgaggtagggatgtcacgagaaccgatacttcggtacagaatcaatgccaaaattctggaAATGTGACAGTACTCGTTTGGTATCGTCAGGGCTGGAGACTAAAGGCGTCCCGGAGATGATAGAAAATGTATTTCGAATGCTGTAAGCTCACTATCGACGcgtttttccctgataatgctataTTGTGAAAACAActaatccgtgttgaaatcggcaggacgagagctagttgaCGTTAGCTGTtggctccgtgcaggactgtgctgtttactggctgctaacagctaacgttaactagctctagtcctgccgatttcaacacaggaggtgccattgatttacattgtgATGCGTTCATGGTCAATTCAGTattgagtattgggcgaaggtaaattataacattatcgtgatgtgttcaaatgtaatcttgtaaaatgtagtttttggaaagaaacttgaataaatccagttgtttcaaggagatgtttttacagcaatataaaatagacaatagagggaattatgacctgtttaacttcctaacaaaatccagtatgcaaatggtaataaaggagtgtatgttgaagtacatgggatttattgttttactttttcccgtagtattgaattggtatcgagaaccgtggaatttcactggtattggtatcgactactaaatttctggtatcatgacatccctactgAGAGATAGGAggagtattgactgagttaatctttgcatgtaaactattaattaaaattaatgcagtgtttttgagaTTCGATACAGTTTCACAAAACCTAATATCCCGATCCTcgtcatttttttatattttattacatcCCTACTCGTTACTATACACAGTACTTGTTTTGGCTGCGGTCATGTGCACAGGATTATAGTAGTCTCATTAAATTCCCCTGAGGTTGGGTCACTTGGGCTCTCTGTCATTGTCAATCTGTCAGTCAGAGGAAAGTGGCATTACCCCGGCCTAATTCCCACCGCTCTGCCCTGAGGTCTGAGCCACGTCTGATCGTCCGTGAGCTCCGTTTATCTGTCTGCACCAGCAAAGTGTGGTGGATGTGATATAAGTTAACCCGGTATAAATGTTCTTTCTGTCCTGTTATACTTTTTTCTTTCTAGATTCTTGCCAGCCAATGAAGTTGCCCTGCATGCCCGGGGGAAAGCACTCTCCGCCCCTGCCTCCCAAGAAAGTGATGATTTGTGTGCCTCAAGGGGGGCTGGACTCCCCGTCTCCGTCCCCCAACCCCCTCTGCGCTCTCTCACAAAAGTGCGGCCCTCCGCAGGGCGTGCCCCATCACCACGGCACCCTGTTGCCCTCTCAGCTAGCCGCTCTGTCCAGTCTCCACCAGAGCCACGGTCACCCGCTCCAGCTACAGTACGGCAGCTTGCACGCGCCCAGAAGCATCATCGAAGAGCTCAACAAAACCCTGGCGCTCTCCATGCAGAGGTTTGAAAGGTTAGTAGCAGTCGGTGCTCAGGTCATTAAAACTGATTGTCCTCCAGGGAAGGCTGGGAGGGATTATTATGGATCAGCTTCTgtttgtctatctgtctgtgctTCACACATAATATCTTAACTTTGATATGTGTCAATGTTTCATGCTGGAATTTAAAATATTACACAGATGGAAAATATCGCttgttattacacggctttgttgaatacacAAATTAGCTACagctagaagtcctatatacattgcactttaattaagtgtattgtccctgtcacataaattggtcaatcacgatctgttatttctttatagcagaccattgctatgggcgGAGTTCtcatgtcagactctggcggacagttttgtgtcaaattattgatttcttaagtaagtagccgtgcaaTAAGCGGGATACAGCgagccgcatcgccctgtcggggtttatttcgcaacaatgaacggctcactgtacattatcccttacatactGATTGGCCCAAAGGATTGCCAGTGACATGTTTCCTTTTATAAACAATTATTTTCCTTCATTTGATCAGTCTGTGGTTGATTCATCTCTTGTTTGTAAAAGCTGTTGCCAAAACAGCACTAATCAGAGTAATtactgagggaaaaaaagcattGTAATTAGCATAGAGTGTGCTCTTCATTAGGCTTTATTTTTTGTGGCAACTTGGTGTTATTGAGGTCGCATCCTGCCATGTAGCGCCGGTGTACAGGTCTAAATCAGCACACTGCCTCTCAGGGCAGCATGGCCTAATTTTGTGAaggaaatgtgtgtatgtgtgggcaCAGGCTCACAGAGTAGGCGTCCCTCCAGCAGTTGGCCTGACATAACATGACCAGCTGCTCTTTACAAGAGCTGCCTTTCTTCATGTTTTGGAGAAAAAGGGACAGGGTAGCGGATTGGACGTTACGTAACCTCGTACATTAGGATCTCTTCTTCACCAAAGCCTTTTGGGGGCGGGGATAAGGAAGTAATGGTCTCGACATTGCTCACAATTAGTCTGAAAGCTTGATTACGTAACGGCGGCTCGTCATAAGAAGCTCCAACTAGACTGTGATTAATCAATCTATCAAATATGTGACCAGTTGGCACTTGCATGTAAATGATGGACTCCTGAAAGTGAATTCCTGACGCCTTGTTTTGGATTATAGAATAAATCAGTTCCTCTGTGTAGTTCAGAGGATTGCACCGCGTTGCGTAGGACTGCACAGAATTGTACTCGGTCTGTATTTCAAGCGCTTTGTACTCCAGTTTCATTCAGCTGGAGTTATAGATCTCCTCTCCCTCTATACTTGGATTAAAAACCCACTAAGCTCGCATTGTGCCAGAATCcccttttattgttttaaatcaCTTCCTTTTCTGTGTTGAGAGGGTTTGTGAGGGTTATTGTTTcagtacaatatttactgacTGTAAAAGATGATATAGAGCTGAGCTTGATATGTGAGTTTTCTCATGTAAACTGGATTTTTGAGGGGGGTGGACTGGCTCATCCTCTTAGCAAAAGCCAAATGGTATGGCCAGAATAAGAATGTCCCATTACATTAATGCCCAGATCTCGTTTTCCTCCCTTTCACTCCGCTAGCTCTGCGTTGCACGGCGTCGGTCAGTGTCTGCCACTGGACAGGAGGGAAGTGCCGTCTGTGATCATCGACTATGAGGACGACAAGGAGAACATGCCCAACGAGTGCGACTACGAAGATCTGCCCAGCATGTATAAGGACGAGGACGACGATGTGGATGACGACGAGGATGACGACGAAGATGACGACACGATATTTACAAGTGAGTGGCAGCAGTTACAGTGACCTCGAGACTTTAACGTTTAAATTACACAAACGAAGAGTTGATTGCAAATTCAAGTCAAGatccttaaagggacagtgtgcaggatttcgggggggatctattagcagaaattaaaaataatattcataactatgtattcattagtgtataatcacctcaaaactaagaattgtttagttttcattagcttagaatgagcccttcatatctacatagggagcgggtccccgCCATATTGCTcagctatgtttctacagtagcccagaacggacaaaccaaacactggctctagagagagcctttcatgtttttacgttacctgaaggccaccgtagttctatgacacgcttgtgaaactgcggtaacgtcaAGTGCAGAGTGCAAatccgtggtaccaccagcccccatctgacttctgttgctcctaaagtagtgttagtATGGtcaggatggcctctgagcgaggcgaacggcgtcaCCATGGCTTTGCCCTCGGCGGCTCaagttaccgcagtcttggaaagggaggagtgagcggatgggtactcagttggttgccatctccaaccacaccactagacaCACTTTTAAATATATCAACAGAGATTTATAACCTGCCTATTTAggatttttctttctatttgttGTCAAAGGTAAAGGCAGGTTGTAGAAAggaacaaaaaatataaacgaTGTACCTCGGCAAGAAAACTCTTTGTCTATGTTGTTGATGAGGATAGCTCGTGTTTTACACATATGATGCTTGACTGATCCTGATCGACAGCACTGCCAGCTTCACCTGAAGGCTCCTGGATCTCAGATTGTAGTTTGACCTTCAAAGCAGCGCCAAAATTAGGTTCACACAAGTGTATCCAGAATCATGCCGTCACCCATGGAAACACTCACAGCCTCTCAGCAAAACTGCTGAACTGTGCAaagctgtttgtgtctttgaCACTGTATCCTTGTTTTCACATGGGAGGATGTCGGGAGATTTAAAGCTTGTGATCGGCCATGTGTGAAGGAATCGTTCAATATGCCACATATATGACTTTAAGGGGCATTGAACGTATGACTTAAAGGTACAGGACACCTGGTGTAGAGTCTTGTAGTGTTTCATGTATTATGCAAAGCATCTGAAGTTACACATAGTTTAGACCCAGTGTTTCCAAcctgggggtcgggaccccacAAGGGGTCACAAGATAGATCTTAGGGGACGCCAAACAGGTTGATTTTTTTAGATGTTCCTTTTGTTACATGCAAATTATTGGAAAACTGTACCTTACGACaacttattctgaaaaaaaaaactcaggaaGAGAGTTTGGCTGACCCAGCCATAACCTCGAGCAGTGGTTCACAACTAGGGGGTCAGGTCCCCCCATGGGGTCGctagataaatctgaggggtcatgaGTAAACAGGTTAGGGAAGCAGAAGAAATAAATAGTAGTTCTGCTGCACAAAatggtttattattttttctaatcAGTGATTTTactaaaactttaaaaaaatgaaagaaaatctgAGTAGGAAAAATAACTGTTTGGTCGAAGagaaaaggttgggaaccaccggTTTAGACCATACTCGGGGTAGAGCAGTACTCCATATTTGGAtcctttttcaaacattttgcaACTACTGTACTTAAATATCAGCATCAAAACCACGAAATCTAAATGACAAACAAGTGAGAGGTGCAGTAGAATGACGAACGCAGTCGAGGAACATATTGCTAAATGAAGACCCAGATCTGTGCTTCATGCCTGCAGCTCCTCTCATGTTTGACCATGGTGTTTGGTTTAGGTTCCCTGGCTCAGAAGGTGCTGAGGAAAGACTCCCTGGCCATCAAGCTGAGCAACCGTCCATCCAAACGAGAGCTGGAGGAGAAAAACATCCTGCCCATGCAGACAGATGAGGAGAGACTGGAATCTAGGCAGCAGATAGGCACCAAACTCACACGGtgagcacacacatgcatttttaaacttgaatacatttacacacacatgcacaatttATGGGccaaatatattcagtaaaGCTTGTTGATGTTGCTGTAGCCAACTCAACTCTATTGATGCTggaaaacagcaacaaaacaaagcTTTTAGTCTTACTTTGGGCTGACGACGGCCCATAATATCCTGGCTGATAGAGTTGTGACTCAGTCCAAAGCCGTTGCAAATGTGAGCCTTTTTTCTATTGAAACACTTTTATGTCCTTTCATTCTTTCCTTCTCAACATCCGATAAGGATAAACGCTTCATCTCGTTCAAATGAGGCTCTGAAAATGGAGCTGACCTAATTTCAGCGATGCAGCATCCCCCTCCACCCccttctctgtcttttttcttcttctctctagctcgctctcactctctctctctctctcctctttcttcctcctgCCTGACTTCCTCCCTCGCTGACTGAATCACCACGGTGATGCATGTGCCAAACTATCTCCGCCCGACTCCTCCACACAGCAGCACCACGCAAAGCCGCTTCATACCAGCAGTTtacacacattctctctctaCAGTGGTGCAGTGCGTACAAATCACAGGAGTTTGTGTACATATGTTGAGTTCATGAATGTGAATTCTAGTAATTGAACAGATCACACAACATAATGTTTTTCCCTTCAACGGATCACACGCCTCATTTGATTTCACTCTGCTCTTTGAACACGACTTGCCTGTCTGAATGGAGGGGATGTGAGGACCGCCAAGCGTATGGGTAAAAAATGAAAGCCAGATAGTATAATAAGAGATGAGATGTGGGAAATATGGTAGCAAGGGGGAGGGATGGTGTATCATCCAGAGACATTGGCACACAGCTCACTATTCCCCACTGGGACTGGAACACAGCGCGTGTTCCCAGAAGGCCGGCCTGCTTAGTTGTCATGTTCCCAAAAAGCTCTGTTGTCACTGTGTCCTTTGCACGGTGTCATCTGATTCCTAATTTCACGCTTTTTGCCAACAGCATTGTGTCCTGTAATGTTGTCGCTGGTGCCAGGCCAATCAGAATTGATTCTGGTAACGCTGTTCTAGGACGTGCTGACCTCATCTTACTTCTATTGACCTGATTCACTGTGAAAAACCCATGAGACCCTGTATCTCAAGGGAGAAAACTGAACGGAGCGGCTTTCAGCTTTTCACCCTTGAGAAAGAActcggtactcgtttttctacagtatcgCAGATACCGCAGATACCGCAGGTACTGGGATCAGGCTCATGACTATAGACAATTTCCCTAATAATGCTACTTTGTGAACAacaaaaatgagtattgggcgaagataaattataacattatcatgatgtgttcaaatgtaatcttgtaaaattt
It includes:
- the LOC141777291 gene encoding phosphatase and actin regulator 1-like isoform X2 encodes the protein MFKTANYPTVDPAPTIMHGSWFATTGCRETPVAVQKPKKKAFSLVKIMSLNSNKNKGHGQYPHHHQHNNNMPFTIHCHIGKEIKHICSNCSRGNDTQDAEEVERLAAMRSESLLSGTHTPPIRRRSKFATLGRLLKPWKWRKKKSEKFKQTSAALERKMSMRQSRDELIKRGVLKEIFEKATVEFRSSMDGGVCTQESSLKSSMVMPSKKSVTYKSDHQDIPAKPSLYHKQPPALPPKPFSRIPNHSTDSCQPMKLPCMPGGKHSPPLPPKKVMICVPQGGLDSPSPSPNPLCALSQKCGPPQGVPHHHGTLLPSQLAALSSLHQSHGHPLQLQYGSLHAPRSIIEELNKTLALSMQRFESSALHGVGQCLPLDRREVPSVIIDYEDDKENMPNECDYEDLPSMYKDEDDDVDDDEDDDEDDDTIFTSSLAQKVLRKDSLAIKLSNRPSKRELEEKNILPMQTDEERLESRQQIGTKLTRRLSQRPTAEELEQRNILKPRNEQEEMEEKRELKRRLSRKLSQRPTVEELRLAKILIHFSDYVEVSDAQDYDRRADKPWTRLTAADKATIRKELNDFKSNEMEVHESSRHLTRFHRP
- the LOC141777291 gene encoding phosphatase and actin regulator 1-like isoform X5 gives rise to the protein MATTPDSSTDRRPIRRLRSKSDTPYLVEARLSFNLRTAEEVERLAAMRSESLLSGTHTPPIRRRSKFATLGRLLKPWKWRKKKSEKFKQTSAALERKMSMRQSRDELIKRGVLKEIFEKATVEFRSSMDGGVCTQESSLKSSMVMPSKKSVTYKSDHQDIPAKPSLYHKQPPALPPKPFSRIPNHSTDSCQPMKLPCMPGGKHSPPLPPKKVMICVPQGGLDSPSPSPNPLCALSQKCGPPQGVPHHHGTLLPSQLAALSSLHQSHGHPLQLQYGSLHAPRSIIEELNKTLALSMQRFESSALHGVGQCLPLDRREVPSVIIDYEDDKENMPNECDYEDLPSMYKDEDDDVDDDEDDDEDDDTIFTSSLAQKVLRKDSLAIKLSNRPSKRELEEKNILPMQTDEERLESRQQIGTKLTRRLSQRPTAEELEQRNILKPRNEQEEMEEKRELKRRLSRKLSQRPTVEELRLAKILIHFSDYVEVSDAQDYDRRADKPWTRLTAADKATIRKELNDFKSNEMEVHESSRHLTRFHRP
- the LOC141777291 gene encoding phosphatase and actin regulator 1-like isoform X4 translates to MFKTANYPTVDPAPTIMHGSWFATTGCRETPVAVQKPKKKAFSLVKIMSLNSNKNKGHGQYPHHHQHNNNMPFTIHCHIGKEIKHICSNCSRGNDTQDAEEVERLAAMRSESLLSGTHTPPIRRRSKFATLGRLLKPWKWRKKKSEKFKQTSAALERKMSMRQSRDELIKRGVLKEIFEKATVEFRSSMDGGVCTQESSLKSSMVMPSKKSVTYKSDHQDIPAKPSLYHKQPPALPPKPFSRIPNHSTDSCQPMKLPCMPGGKHSPPLPPKKVMICVPQGGLDSPSPSPNPLCALSQKCGPPQGVPHHHGTLLPSQLAALSSLHQSHGHPLQLQYGSLHAPRSIIEELNKTLALSMQRFERSRFPPFHSASSALHGVGQCLPLDRREVPSVIIDYEDDKENMPNECDYEDLPSMYKDEDDDVDDDEDDDEDDDTIFTSSLAQKVLRKDSLAIKLSNRPSKRELEEKNILPMQTDEERLESRQQIGTKLTRIVSCNVVAGARPIRIDSGNAVLGRADLILLLLT
- the LOC141777291 gene encoding phosphatase and actin regulator 1-like isoform X1 is translated as MFKTANYPTVDPAPTIMHGSWFATTGCRETPVAVQKPKKKAFSLVKIMSLNSNKNKGHGQYPHHHQHNNNMPFTIHCHIGKEIKHICSNCSRGNDTQDAEEVERLAAMRSESLLSGTHTPPIRRRSKFATLGRLLKPWKWRKKKSEKFKQTSAALERKMSMRQSRDELIKRGVLKEIFEKATVEFRSSMDGGVCTQESSLKSSMVMPSKKSVTYKSDHQDIPAKPSLYHKQPPALPPKPFSRIPNHSTDSCQPMKLPCMPGGKHSPPLPPKKVMICVPQGGLDSPSPSPNPLCALSQKCGPPQGVPHHHGTLLPSQLAALSSLHQSHGHPLQLQYGSLHAPRSIIEELNKTLALSMQRFERSRFPPFHSASSALHGVGQCLPLDRREVPSVIIDYEDDKENMPNECDYEDLPSMYKDEDDDVDDDEDDDEDDDTIFTSSLAQKVLRKDSLAIKLSNRPSKRELEEKNILPMQTDEERLESRQQIGTKLTRRLSQRPTAEELEQRNILKPRNEQEEMEEKRELKRRLSRKLSQRPTVEELRLAKILIHFSDYVEVSDAQDYDRRADKPWTRLTAADKATIRKELNDFKSNEMEVHESSRHLTRFHRP
- the LOC141777291 gene encoding phosphatase and actin regulator 1-like isoform X3; this encodes MATTPDSSTDRRPIRRLRSKSDTPYLVEARLSFNLRTAEEVERLAAMRSESLLSGTHTPPIRRRSKFATLGRLLKPWKWRKKKSEKFKQTSAALERKMSMRQSRDELIKRGVLKEIFEKATVEFRSSMDGGVCTQESSLKSSMVMPSKKSVTYKSDHQDIPAKPSLYHKQPPALPPKPFSRIPNHSTDSCQPMKLPCMPGGKHSPPLPPKKVMICVPQGGLDSPSPSPNPLCALSQKCGPPQGVPHHHGTLLPSQLAALSSLHQSHGHPLQLQYGSLHAPRSIIEELNKTLALSMQRFERSRFPPFHSASSALHGVGQCLPLDRREVPSVIIDYEDDKENMPNECDYEDLPSMYKDEDDDVDDDEDDDEDDDTIFTSSLAQKVLRKDSLAIKLSNRPSKRELEEKNILPMQTDEERLESRQQIGTKLTRRLSQRPTAEELEQRNILKPRNEQEEMEEKRELKRRLSRKLSQRPTVEELRLAKILIHFSDYVEVSDAQDYDRRADKPWTRLTAADKATIRKELNDFKSNEMEVHESSRHLTRFHRP